A region from the Lepidochelys kempii isolate rLepKem1 chromosome 16, rLepKem1.hap2, whole genome shotgun sequence genome encodes:
- the ASB6 gene encoding ankyrin repeat and SOCS box protein 6, with product MPFLHGFRRIIFEYQPLVDEILGCLGIQDPEKQETLESPSCLAEDSSKFLVLNKLLERETHSAFYQEGVSYSLLKVAELGLVNAAEILLQNGANLIFEDPVTYYTALHIAVLRNQPDMVELLVHRGADINRRDRIHESSPLDLASEEPERLPCLQRLLELGADVNAADKNGKTALLHALASSDGVQIHNTENIRLLLEGGADVKATTKDGDTVFTCIIFLLAETVGGDKEEARMINRFCFRVTQLLMAHGADPSECPARESLTHICLKSFKLHFLLLRFLLESGASYNCSLHGPSCWSGFHVVFERLCSHLSSSEDDCFSADLLQKAETVLELMVASSQIPKLPSNFDISSTSCRFHGEKIKALFYSLKQLQHAPQALKHLCRVYIRQRLKPWPVDVKIKALPLPDRLKWYLLIDHGSAGEEDI from the exons ATGCCTTTCTTGCATGGCTTCCGCAGGATCATTTTTGAGTATCAGCCATTGGTAGATGAGATCTTGGGATGTCTGGGGATACAGGATCCTGAAAAGCAGGAAACTCTAGAGAG CCCCAGCTGCCTAGCTGAAGACAGCAGCAAATTCTTGGTCCTCAACAagctgttggagagagagacccaCTCCGCATTCTACCAAGAAGGAGTGAGCTACTCCTTGCTGAAGGTAGCTGAACTTGGGCTGGTGAATGCAGCTGAAATCCTCCTGCAGAATGGGGCCAATCTTATCTTTGAAG ATCCTGTCACCTATTACACAGCTCTGCACATCGCTGTTCTCCGAAACCAGCCGGACATGGTGGAGCTGCTTGTGCACCGTGGGGCGGACATTAACCGGAGAGATCGG ATTCACGAGAGCAGCCCCCTGGATCTTGCCAGTGAGGAGCCCGAGCGGCTGCCATGTTTGCAGCGTCTCCTGGAACTCGGTGCCGATGTCAATGCGGCTGACAAAAATG GAAAGACAGCCTTACTGCATGCCCTGGCCAGCAGCGATGGAGTTCAGATCCACAACACTGAAAACATCCGGCTCCTGTTGGAAGGAG GAGCAGACGTGAAGGCCACCACGAAAGACGGCGACACTGTCTTCACCTGCATCATCTTCCTGCTTGCCGAGACGGTGGGCGGGGACAAAGAGGAGGCGCGAATGATCAACCGCTTCTGTTTCCGGGTCACCCAGCTGCTGATGGCCCACGGCGCTGACCCCAGTGAGTGCCCAGCCCGTGAGTCCCTCACCCACATCTGCCTCAAGAGCTTCAAGCTCCACTTCCTGCTCCTACGCTTCCTGCTGGAGTCGGGGGCCTCCTACAACTGCTCCCTCCATGGCCCCTCATGCTGGTCGGGCTTTCACGTGGTCTTTGAGAGACTGTGCTCCCACCTCAGCAGCTCGGAAGACGACTGCTTCTCCGCTGACCTCCTGCAAAAAGCAGAAACGGTCCTAGAGCTCATGGTGGCCAGCTCGCAGATCCCCAAACTGCCCAGCAACTTTGACATCAGCTCCACCAGCTGCAGGTTCCATGGGGAGAAGATCAAGGCCCTTTTCTACTCCCTGAAGCAGCTACAGCACGCGCCACAGGCCCTGAAACATCTCTGCAGGGTGTATATCCGGCAGCGCCTCAAACCGTGGCCCGTGGATGTGAAGATCAAGGCCCTTCCGCTTCCCGACAGGCTAAAGTGGTATCTCCTCATAGACCACGGCAGTGCTGGTGAGGAGGACATCTGA